A portion of the Adhaeribacter radiodurans genome contains these proteins:
- a CDS encoding DUF4920 domain-containing protein — translation MKLLFILLMTSFCIWQSHSNAYAQTTAPAHSKKQPATHFGRAVSAGKSMAASELPQFIAGKDSVQVKVSGVVQQVCQVKGCWMDVKLTDNTRMKVRFRNYGFFVPKNLNGKKVVLEGTAHQEVISVADQQHYLKDAGKSAAEIQAIGQPKKEITFVADGVQLL, via the coding sequence ATGAAATTACTATTTATTCTATTAATGACCAGCTTTTGTATTTGGCAAAGCCATTCAAACGCATATGCCCAAACTACAGCTCCTGCTCATAGTAAGAAACAACCTGCTACTCATTTTGGCCGGGCGGTATCCGCTGGTAAAAGCATGGCGGCAAGTGAACTGCCCCAGTTTATAGCCGGTAAGGATTCGGTACAGGTAAAAGTATCGGGCGTGGTGCAACAAGTATGTCAGGTAAAAGGCTGTTGGATGGATGTAAAACTTACGGATAATACCCGCATGAAAGTCCGTTTCCGGAATTATGGGTTCTTTGTGCCCAAAAATCTGAATGGTAAAAAGGTAGTTTTAGAAGGAACGGCTCACCAGGAAGTAATTTCCGTAGCGGATCAGCAACATTATTTAAAAGATGCGGGCAAATCGGCAGCGGAAATACAAGCCATTGGGCAGCCCAAAAAAGAAATCACCTTTGTCGCCGATGGCGTACAATTATTGTAA
- a CDS encoding diacylglycerol/lipid kinase family protein, whose protein sequence is MAAKTNILFILNPKSGRTSQVNVPELLSRYLDASKFTSKLVFTEYAGHATELARQAAKDGYKIVGAIGGDGTVNEVATGLLDSDAILAILPKGSGNGLARHLDIPLNLRHAIRIINEYYSSAIDTCTINDHPFFCTAGIGFDAYISSVFASSTKRGLQTYIRLVLQEFTKFKPQEAVLDFNKQLLTTQVFVVAFANATQYGNNAHIAPKADIRDGLVDVCLIRDLDFRKAIHLSLGMLTKRIAAGSSAEYFTSTHIAVTSEQPFKFHADGEYVGEATEFKVSINPLSLKVIHPKG, encoded by the coding sequence ATGGCGGCAAAAACAAATATTCTTTTTATTCTTAATCCTAAATCCGGGCGTACCAGTCAGGTTAATGTACCCGAATTACTAAGCCGTTACCTGGATGCGTCTAAATTTACCTCAAAATTAGTTTTTACCGAGTATGCAGGCCACGCCACAGAATTGGCCCGACAGGCCGCTAAAGATGGTTATAAAATAGTAGGAGCCATTGGGGGAGATGGCACTGTTAACGAGGTAGCCACGGGTTTACTAGATTCAGATGCTATTTTAGCAATTCTACCAAAAGGCTCCGGTAATGGATTGGCGCGCCACCTGGATATTCCCCTGAATCTTCGCCACGCAATCCGGATTATAAACGAATACTATTCCTCTGCTATTGATACTTGTACTATTAACGATCATCCGTTTTTTTGTACGGCCGGTATAGGGTTCGATGCTTATATAAGTTCCGTATTTGCCAGTAGTACCAAGCGGGGCTTGCAAACCTATATCCGGCTGGTATTGCAGGAATTTACTAAATTTAAGCCTCAGGAAGCAGTTCTGGATTTTAATAAACAGTTGCTTACTACCCAGGTTTTTGTAGTAGCTTTTGCCAATGCCACGCAGTACGGCAATAATGCGCACATTGCCCCCAAAGCCGATATCAGAGATGGTTTGGTAGATGTATGCCTGATCCGGGATTTAGACTTTCGGAAGGCTATTCATTTAAGTTTAGGAATGCTTACAAAACGCATCGCCGCAGGTAGTTCAGCGGAGTACTTTACTTCCACGCATATTGCCGTAACCAGCGAACAACCTTTTAAATTTCACGCAGATGGAGAATACGTAGGCGAAGCAACTGAGTTTAAAGTAAGCATCAATCCTTTATCCTTAAAAGTTATTCATCCGAAAGGCTAA
- a CDS encoding universal stress protein: protein MNSLPLAIRKIVVPIDFSDLSQQAFQVALQLARKSGAMIKLLHIIELPLTSGYGTSYAGIEMNPVGAYQSYDFMLPELLEQSKQQMNRLVEAGNVQGVIVEAEVVADLAVNKIVNVVTEEQVDLVVIGSAGADGLEELLIGSDAEDVVRHCPCPVLTIKQPAAVNFEVKQILFPSDFAPETATIVPYLTFFQQFFGAQLNLLYVRTKNDSISEQELKDRMLAFVNAHQLTAVNLFIQPNSSASDGILEVVSTVTPDLILMPTHGRTGFAHLFHKSVAESVVNHASIPVLTFHWPNAQS from the coding sequence ATGAATTCTTTACCACTTGCTATCCGGAAAATAGTAGTACCAATAGATTTTTCAGACTTATCGCAACAAGCTTTTCAGGTAGCATTGCAATTAGCCCGAAAAAGCGGAGCAATGATTAAGTTGCTGCACATCATTGAATTACCTTTAACATCTGGCTACGGTACTTCTTACGCGGGTATCGAAATGAATCCGGTTGGGGCTTACCAGAGTTATGATTTTATGCTGCCGGAACTGCTTGAGCAATCAAAACAACAAATGAACCGATTAGTGGAAGCGGGTAATGTTCAAGGGGTAATTGTGGAGGCGGAAGTGGTAGCGGACCTGGCAGTAAATAAAATTGTGAATGTAGTTACCGAGGAGCAAGTAGATTTGGTAGTAATTGGTTCTGCGGGAGCAGATGGGCTGGAAGAATTATTGATTGGCTCGGATGCGGAGGATGTAGTCCGCCACTGTCCTTGCCCGGTACTTACTATTAAGCAGCCGGCTGCTGTCAACTTCGAGGTAAAACAAATTTTATTTCCTTCGGATTTTGCTCCTGAAACTGCTACCATTGTTCCTTATCTTACTTTTTTTCAGCAATTCTTTGGTGCCCAATTAAATTTATTATACGTCCGGACTAAGAATGATTCCATTAGCGAGCAGGAATTAAAAGATAGAATGCTGGCTTTTGTAAATGCCCATCAATTAACAGCTGTAAATTTGTTTATTCAACCTAATTCTTCTGCCAGCGATGGCATTCTGGAGGTAGTAAGCACCGTAACTCCGGATTTAATTTTAATGCCTACGCATGGACGTACCGGCTTTGCTCATTTGTTTCATAAAAGTGTGGCCGAAAGTGTGGTAAACCATGCCTCTATTCCGGTGTTAACCTTCCATTGGCCAAACGCGCAATCCTAA
- a CDS encoding gliding motility-associated C-terminal domain-containing protein codes for MKLRLLFLLFIGCFTLTARATHIVGGEFELEHLSSSNYRLTLNMYFDNLNGNPGALDPDLVASIFDKQTNELMQQVYLPLTSSVPVAYTSIACTNSSLSTQKLVYTSTVQLSPFMYTSPQGYYVVWERCCRNNVISNIVSPQNAGQAFYLEFPAVVKNNKPFVNSSPKLFPPLSDYACINELFYYDFSGSDTDGDSLVYEMITPLNGYSTPFDPLPEFPSSGPYPTISWAAGLGINNQIPGNPGMSIDRFTGRLVVQPSRLGLFVFGVRCIEYRDNIRIGETRRDFQLLVLNCPTNAKPQITAQVQGQKVSYREGDTLRLTPDGNHCLDIFIMDPDPDEPLTISYRPVNFTMTDKILSVTQGVVNQGGQRDSLKATLCFPGCLDSKGKTYLLDVMVKDNGCSLPKADTVHLTIIAEPVPNEPPTIRTTAPDTVLTAKMGDVITFDAIGTDPDEEEVTVKLEPRNFKLGSQKITFSTASGPGAVTVPFRWEIDCSATGQNSYLLDFVATSMVCGQPVSKITTVEVRIDNPNAPPQLKTLLEGQTITIPFGGSVNDSIFGLDPDVNPIILSAAGEDFNLADYGMQFTPASGNGSARTAFSWTPDCRSLDRESYKVNFSVQEQACQPHAILVKSVIFLVQPPNTTSFIPANVFTPNNDGLNDYFQMPNLPPNYCESIFASITIFNRWGNQVYNSTNREFKWDGHNATDGVYYYLIKFSDKEYKGHVTLVH; via the coding sequence TGTATTTTGATAATTTAAATGGTAATCCGGGAGCTTTGGACCCGGACCTGGTGGCCAGTATTTTTGACAAGCAAACCAATGAACTCATGCAACAGGTGTACCTACCTTTAACTTCATCGGTACCGGTTGCCTATACTTCCATTGCTTGCACCAACTCCTCCTTGAGTACCCAAAAGCTGGTTTATACCAGTACGGTGCAGCTAAGCCCCTTTATGTATACCAGTCCGCAGGGGTATTATGTGGTTTGGGAAAGATGCTGCCGAAATAACGTAATATCCAATATAGTATCCCCCCAAAATGCCGGGCAGGCTTTTTATTTAGAGTTTCCGGCTGTAGTTAAAAACAATAAGCCCTTTGTAAATTCCTCGCCCAAGCTTTTTCCACCGCTCAGCGATTATGCCTGCATTAACGAATTATTTTATTACGATTTTTCTGGCAGCGATACCGACGGCGATTCTCTGGTCTATGAAATGATTACCCCACTTAATGGCTACAGTACTCCGTTCGATCCCTTACCCGAATTTCCTTCCAGTGGTCCCTACCCTACTATAAGCTGGGCGGCCGGTTTAGGAATTAATAATCAAATTCCGGGAAATCCAGGTATGTCTATTGATCGATTTACCGGTCGTTTAGTAGTTCAACCCAGCCGTTTAGGTTTATTTGTTTTTGGGGTACGCTGCATTGAATACCGAGATAATATTAGAATTGGCGAAACCCGCCGCGATTTTCAGCTATTGGTTTTAAACTGCCCCACTAATGCTAAACCACAAATTACAGCTCAGGTACAGGGACAAAAAGTATCTTACCGGGAAGGAGACACCTTGCGCCTGACTCCGGATGGAAATCACTGCCTTGATATTTTTATAATGGACCCTGACCCCGACGAACCGCTCACTATTTCTTACCGGCCCGTTAATTTTACGATGACGGATAAAATTCTAAGTGTAACACAAGGCGTGGTAAACCAGGGAGGGCAAAGGGATTCGTTAAAAGCAACGCTATGTTTTCCGGGCTGTTTAGATTCTAAAGGGAAAACGTATTTGTTAGATGTAATGGTAAAAGACAATGGCTGCAGTTTACCTAAAGCCGATACCGTTCACCTGACGATTATAGCAGAACCGGTACCCAACGAACCACCAACTATTCGTACAACCGCTCCGGATACGGTTCTAACTGCTAAAATGGGAGATGTTATTACTTTTGATGCGATAGGCACCGACCCCGACGAAGAAGAAGTTACGGTAAAACTGGAACCGCGCAATTTTAAGTTAGGTAGCCAGAAAATTACTTTTTCTACTGCTTCCGGGCCAGGGGCCGTTACTGTACCTTTCCGGTGGGAAATAGATTGTTCCGCTACCGGGCAAAACAGCTACTTACTCGATTTTGTGGCAACCTCTATGGTGTGTGGTCAACCGGTTTCTAAAATAACTACCGTTGAAGTACGCATCGATAACCCTAATGCTCCTCCGCAACTAAAAACTTTACTCGAAGGTCAAACCATTACTATTCCGTTTGGCGGTTCGGTTAACGATTCTATTTTTGGCTTAGATCCGGATGTAAACCCAATTATACTGAGCGCGGCCGGGGAAGATTTTAATTTAGCAGATTACGGGATGCAATTTACACCTGCTTCTGGTAACGGTTCTGCCCGTACGGCTTTTTCCTGGACACCGGATTGCCGCTCCCTGGATAGAGAATCGTATAAGGTAAATTTTTCGGTGCAGGAGCAAGCCTGTCAGCCGCATGCCATTTTAGTAAAAAGTGTAATCTTTCTGGTGCAACCGCCCAATACCACTAGCTTTATCCCGGCTAATGTTTTTACCCCGAATAACGATGGCCTGAACGATTACTTCCAGATGCCCAATTTACCACCGAATTATTGCGAAAGTATTTTTGCCAGTATTACAATTTTTAACCGGTGGGGCAATCAAGTTTACAACAGTACAAACCGTGAATTTAAGTGGGACGGCCACAATGCTACCGATGGGGTTTATTATTACCTGATTAAGTTTTCGGATAAGGAATACAAAGGCCATGTAACTCTCGTTCATTAA
- a CDS encoding cytochrome c oxidase subunit 3, translating to MEPDKKNTIGTSSNSTFARIEKVHPFLMMLYLVIVGISVMFLILMVAYIRTRILEEGPINRHFSKFFSISTILLICSSFTISRSIYFYLKDDLFKLKAVLWATLLLGMAFVWSQIAGWRDMDMHGIPFRSGSGTYVYLISALHSLHLLGGFGYLSFMLLKTLHASLNPIRSLVFIRNPYRRQQLTLLCTYWHFMDILWVCIYLLFLFFN from the coding sequence ATGGAACCCGATAAAAAAAATACGATTGGTACATCCAGTAATTCTACTTTTGCCCGCATAGAAAAGGTGCATCCGTTTCTGATGATGCTTTATTTGGTTATAGTAGGAATCTCGGTAATGTTTCTGATTTTAATGGTAGCTTATATCCGGACCCGTATACTGGAAGAAGGCCCCATTAACCGGCATTTCTCGAAATTTTTTAGTATTAGTACCATCCTGCTGATTTGCAGTAGTTTTACCATAAGCCGTTCTATTTACTTTTACCTGAAAGATGATTTGTTCAAACTGAAGGCTGTACTTTGGGCAACTTTATTGCTCGGAATGGCTTTTGTCTGGTCGCAAATAGCCGGCTGGCGCGATATGGACATGCACGGTATTCCGTTTCGGAGTGGTTCGGGTACGTATGTTTACTTAATTTCAGCTTTGCACAGCCTCCATTTACTGGGTGGTTTTGGGTATTTGTCGTTTATGTTGCTTAAAACGCTGCACGCTTCCCTTAATCCTATTCGCTCGTTAGTATTTATTCGCAATCCTTACCGCCGGCAGCAATTAACTTTGCTGTGTACTTACTGGCATTTTATGGATATTTTGTGGGTTTGTATCTATCTGCTCTTTCTATTCTTTAATTAA